The Metarhizium brunneum chromosome 5, complete sequence sequence CTCGGATCCATGCTCGaaacttgtccttggctttcAAGAGCTCATCCAGTCGACGGGTACCCTCTTCCACACCGATGACATCGTGCATGACCTCCTTGTAGATGTGATGTACGTCTTTTAATTTTCCCAAGTCAATGCCTTGGGTGATGCGGACGATCCGGACTTCAGTTGTATGGGTTGATCTATCGTCAAATGAGACAAGCATACAGCCGGGCAGATATAAGAACTGGCCGTCGATTTCGAGTACGCGTGCCGTCATGGTTAGATATTCTTCCAGACGGTGAGTGGGTGCACCAAAAAGCATGAGTGCTCGACACAATTTGATGATATATCCTTGGCGGGAGAGAGTTTCAGCAATATGTACAGTAATCCGGGCCTCTTCCTTCTGCCAGAAGCCGCTTAGTCGATTGCTGCTGGTTCTTCGTTTGGCGCCAGGACGCTTCTTCCCCGGACTTTTCGGCTCCGGGGCTTGTTTGTTTGGATTGGCGAGGCGTGTGGAAGCTTCCACAAGGTTTGCCAACGTGTCCTGCGACCGATTCACCTCGTACCATTTCTTGCGGGAGCTGGTGGGTGTAGCTGTGCCAGATTCCAGACTCGGGGGCGTAACGGCACctggggaggaggagctcCAATTTCGGGAATGCGCTCCATGCAAGCTGGGCTCGGTTGGCTTGTACAGCTTCAAGAGCTGTGAGAGCACGCTTCCTCGATATCGCTTTGGTGGAGGAACGTTGTACACGCCATCATACAGTCCACCGTTCACGTGGCTAGGCTGGACGTTTGCTGAGCTGACAATGACCTCTTCATCTGCGGGGAGAGTGTTTGCTGTGGCCGAGGCAAAACGGCGAGTGTGGGTTCTGACAAGGTCGTATGCCTCTTCCTTCAACGCAGCCTCGTCAGTTTCGTTTTCGGGAGTTTGTGGCTGACTGTCTACAGCTGTGCCATCAGCCGCCAAGTTACGCAGAGGAATGTGAGAATCACTGGGAAGAAGACCGCCATCGCTGGCAGCTGTCGTGGCTAGAGAGTCCATGGAAGCTCTGGACCCAGGCGGAGAGTCGCGCAAAACCTTGGCGGCCACTTGCTGAGCTCGTGCTTGAGCAACGGCGGCCGAAATAGCCTTTTCCGAAGTAGCGTCCAAATTGATCCCCAGATCCTCAGCTGTTGCTACGGATCCTGACGAATTTGCTCGCAGAATTGATGGCCTTAGCTTAGGAGAAGGCGTAGCCGAGCGCTCGGGTACTCGTGGAGGAGGTTCGAAGTTGATGACGGGCGGTTTTGAGGCCGTTGCATTACTGTTGAATCTGACACGACCCTTCTCTCGCCTtgcggcagcaacagcagcagcctcggccgTATCAGCAGAGGCTGGAGGAGGATAAGGAAGTGGCGTGGTTACTTGGGCAGCAGGCGGATGACTGGGAGAGGTGGCAATTGGGTCTTGGACAACATTGTGACTGTTGTCAGCATCATCGGCTGGAACGTGATGATAGGTGTGGTGGTGTATAGCCGGGTCTGGTTCGCACCCAGCATCAGACCCAGGAACGTCCTGAGCAGACTCCGACGGCGAGGCCATTGGCCCTCGAAAACCAAGTCGGTCCTCTCAAAAATGGCAAAAGGGTAGGAGACGAGAACAAAGTGTGGAGGCCGAGACAAATGCCTTGGTGGAAGGACGAAAAGATGGCGGAAGGGCAGAATAATAAGAGGATTTGTCTCGCGGCAGTCGTGGTGATCAAGCGAACGTGGCCCAAGACTAATACCCCATGCGGCAAAGCTTCGCCCAGACTTTGCGCAAGTGACTACACAGCAGGCTTTACAGGaagggtacggagtagaagctGTGGGAAATCTGAGGATTGGATGGTCAAAGGCATGTGGAAACAGACAGTTTTGTCTCTGGAACGACACGGATGAGAGCCGAATGTGATGCGTCCccatgcccatcatgtcTTGCCCAAGCCCCTCTTGCCGTTTTTTACACTCCTGCTCTTGCTTGCTTCCCTCCATCCTTCGCTTCCTTGCGTCTCCTCTTTCTCCTCCTTGACCGGACCTCACGATACCCAACACGTAACACGTTGGCTAGagcgtggccatggcaaagccAGAGCAGGGCCAAAGCATGGCTCCCTTGGTGTAAAGTTTGAACTGGCATAGTAGATCCGCACATATATGCACCGTATACTCGGGACTGCCGTTGGAGGCATGGGCGGCTGCtcaagatggccaggccgccaccatgtcgtcaatGTTCTAATATTAACGGCAGCCAGCGCGCACCGAGCCGCCGAGAAGGAGGCGAGTCATTGGTCCACAGCGCCCAATCCATCCTGGTTCTTCTAGTTTGATGGCTCATGCAACTCCCATGTCGGAGCTTGGCACGAGATCTGGCTACCTAAGATCGAGCATCTGCTCCTTCCTTAGCTGGTGATCAAGGTAGCAAAAGACAGCAAAAGGCAGTCCGAAGGGACCGAGGGAGACGGGACGAGACGAGAGGATTCGAAATTGTATGTATAATGTCGGCGTCCACGTGCCCCGACCAAATACTAGGCACGTACGGTGAATAGGCCAAACTGTGCGGAGGTCAGACCAAGCGGCTTCGTTCCAGACCGCACGGGACCAaaaggatggcaagatttGCTGACCCCTTTCGCTTTCTCCTCGGGGAATAAAAGACGGCGTGTGTGGCCTGTTCCCGAGCGGGAGAAGGCGAGGGCTTGTGTTGAAGGTTTAGCCACGGTTTCGCAAAATTCCCCACGTCTGGTTGGGctcgttggccatgtcgactTTGGTCAACTTTGGTCGAGTCATCCTGTCTCCGGCCCCGCTTTTATGTTCTAGTTTTTTCTTCAACCTCTTTTTTTGCATGCGTCTGCAGCCATCACGAGCCCGTGAACATTTGGGCGCGCTCCCGGCAAGGGTCCCCGTCGTCCTTTGCTTGGGTTCGTCGGGCTTCCATGCTTCTCTGGCCCCTGGCTATATTATTCTGCGATATCTATTTGTTGTACTGCCTGCTTGGGACGTCCCTGGCAGTCGACTGGGACTGGGGCTTGCTTGAGGCTTGCTTGAGGCGTCTGCAGGTCCTGGTCTGGGGATCTGGGATCAATGATGCATCACCTTGATGTGTTTCTGATAGAGAATTGTCCggtgcttctgcttctcgtCAACATGGCCTTGGAATGCCAAAAAGAGGCCGGTGCCGCTACCCAAGCTGTGTTCCTCACCTGGTGCCTTTCTCCTCCCTTGGGGACCGTCATGCGTTCTTCGGTCACGCAAACGAAGAAATCCatctactagtactactagttcACTAGCCAGCcacttctttcttttctcggCAGCAATCGCATTGTGCCTTATTGCCTCTGTGTGCTCTGCCAGAACGCATTGATCTTCCTTTCGCTTCGCCTGGCACGTCGGGTGGTTCCCCAGGGTTTCAAGTTTGTGTATGCCGCAGGTCCATGTTTTTAATATTGCCAATCCAATGTTGGGCTCTCATCACGACATGAATGCCACTTGGTACACGGCGCGAGCCACAAAAACCGGCACTGTGTATTGCTAGTTCCTGGCAAAGCCCCCGCTTGAATCCCAGAGGGGAAACCATCATGCAAACATTACATCCGACAACCGGCGCGTGGTCCAGTACGCCCAGCTCTGTCCAGCTTGCCTAGCTTGCCTAGCTCAGAGGCAGAGATGGAGGCCGTGGCTCGATCGTGATGGTTGAATGTGGCACCAAGGGGGCAAACAGGGACAAGGGCGCACTGCCAGTCCAAGTTTGCTCGTGTCCGGGACGAACGGGAAAAGGGAGACGGCGACTCAGCCACTTGTTGACGAGTTGCTTGAATCTGTGCTGGTGACCCAGGTTGCCTGCCAAGCCTGCCAGCACGTCAAGGAAAGTgaagacggagatggaagTGAAAGTGACATCCGGACGTCCTCTGGCAAGAAACCAAGTTGAGCTCATCCATGGTGGACTAGTCGCGTGCCTAATGTATTGGCTACCTCATCCGTCATAAGCTTGCAGCCATGGTTGATAGAAGATTGCGACACTTTGAGATTGGCCACATGAAACAAGAAAGTTTATCCATGACGTGACGCTAACTTGCCCGACCTGGTAATCCATACCTGACATCTATGGCCGTTGTCTCACTCACGATGACTCGGTGACGAGTACGGCCTCCTGCCTGTAGCAGTATTACCATCTGGACACACTGAGACAAAACCGTCTTGCAGCAGATTACTTGACTGTATTGCACAgcgccggcaatggcatgGGGCACCGTCCAACACGTCGCCATTGGATGTTCACGTCACAGGATCCAGGGGCCAGCATAGCACAGAGAAGCTCAGCATAGCATGGCAATGCCCAGAAAGGAAGAAACAACATGAACGATGCAAACATAGCTAGTTCCACGTCGGCCGTCCAGAGCGGTTCCTGTGATATCAAAGAGGCGATGCATGGCGCACCTCATCCTTTTGTGGCTTTCTGCAAGGCATGGGGCTGCATGTCTCCCGCCATCGTCCCCTTTCGTCCAGAAGACCTCCGGTCGCCAGATTTCCCCAGAGCCCCCCGAGTCCCTGATGTCCCGAGGCTGCTCAGACCAATCTAAATTCTGCAAATCTCCAAACTCGGCCATGGTCACAGGGGGTTGCTGCGGGTCGCGTCTCATCAACTGGGAGAAACTTGAAACCCCAAGTTTTCTGTGCTCCACTGCTTCTGCATCTCTGTACGTCCCGCGTAGCGAGAATTTCTCCACAAATCTGTGCTCTATCGATAGACCCACGTGACCGTTTCTTATCGcgaagcttttttttttttctgccttGCGATAAGCTCGACGTCTGTAGCGGGCTGGAGTGGAAATTTTGTATGGCTTCAACTTTTTCCCGGAGCTTGCCTGCCATACAAAACCACTCATTTCCAGCGTGTATGGTGTCGGAAAACTGCCGGTGGCCATCAGTCACAGCTCTCTAGGTCTCTTCTAACAGAGACCTCTTCACCGACGATCCAATTATACCACGAACAATTCTGAAATTGTGAACCTGGTGCAGTCCCGTTGCTGCGCACATTTAACAGGTCGCCGCAATGGCTCCATCGGCGACGAGTACAAAATGGGATCACCAATATGACACCCTGCGGCGTCATGACCTCTTCCAGAACCCGCCAAAAGATCACTCTGCATATCCCGCCCTTCAATTGGCCGTGAACCCACACATCGAGTCCTTCAATCGCATCTTCGGAAATGATGGCAAGAAAGGGCTTCTTGACTATGGATTGACGGATATTGGTACCAAGACATTTCtcgatggtgatgaaagATCTGGCCCCGAGGGAAAGAATCGTCTTCGTATCCGAATCAAGGGTGTGAGCCTGCAAAAGCCCCAGGTTCCTCCGACGAACAAGATGGCACGAAACCGAGAAATCCTGCCTGCCGAGTGCAGAGAACGACATGTCTCGTATAGAGGAAGACTCTCGGCCACATTCGAGTACTCCATTAATGGCGGAGAACCTATTGAATTTGTACGAGAAATAGGACAGGTCCCCATCATGATCAAGGTATGGTAATTCAATGTCACGGCGCAAAGCCTTACTTGTCTAACATTATTACGTTGCAGTCCAATCGATGCCATCTCGAAAATAACTCTCCTGCTCAACTTGTTCAGCGAAAAGAGGAATCTGAGGAACTCGGAGGTTATTTCATTGTCAACGGCATTGAGAAAATTATTAGACTACTGCAAGTAAACAAGCGAAACTTTCCAATGGCCATCAATCGACCTAGTTTTCAAACCCGAGGCGCGGGTTATACCTCGTACGGTGTTATTGTTCGATCCGTTCGACCCGACGAGACTTCTCAGACCAATGTCCTTCATTACCTCAATGACGGTAACATCACGTTTCGAATCTCATGGCGTAAGAACGAGTACTTGATTCCTGTCATAATGATCCTTAAAGCATTGGTAGAGACAAATGACCGAGAAATTTTCGAGGGATTGATTGGGCCGATGGGATCAAAAGTAACCGAGAATACTTTCTTAACGGATCGAGTCGAATTGCTGCTACGAACATACAAGAGTTATGGACTCTACAGCAAATCGCAGACCAGAGCGTATCTAGGAGAAAAGTTTCGGGTTGTGCTTGGCGTTCCAGAAACAATGTCCGACTATGAAGTTGGTACAGAGTTTTTGAGAAGGATCGTTCTGGTTCACCTGGGCAATGTGAACGTGACTGAGGAACAGGATCTTGACAAGTTCCGGATGCTGCTGTTCATGGTCCGCAAGCTGTATGCCCTGGCGGCTGGCGAGTGTGCCGTTGACAACCCCGATGCTCTTCAAAACCAGGAAATCCTGCTGGGTGGGTTCTTGTATGGCCAGATTCTCAAGGAACGACTCGACGAATTCCTGAGCGTTGGCGTTCGCTTGTCTCTGCGTGATTTCCTCCGACGACACCCCGAAGCTTCTTTCACGTCCGAGGATTTCAGAAAGGAGTTCCCGGGCGCGATTTTCAAAAAGGCAAATGAAAACTTGGGCAATGCCCTTGAATACTTCTTGTCCACCGGAAACTTGCAGAGCCCATCAGGATTGGACCTGCAGCAAACAGCTGGTTTTACTGTTGTGGCTGAAAAACTCAACTTCCTCCGATTCATTAGCCATTTCCGCATGGTCCATCGTGGCGCCTTCTTTGCTCAGCTGAGGACCACTGCTGTGCGAAAGCTGCTCCCCGAGTCGTGGGGTTTCATGTGTCCTGTCCACACGCCTGATGGTTCACCATGTGGTTTGCTGAACCATTTGGCCCACAAGTGCAAGATCGTGACGGACCACGTTGACGTATCCGAACTTCCAGCGCTTGTCAAAGAACTAGGTGTTGTCGACACATCATCCGCCCTCACAAGCGACAATGTCGTCGTCATGATGGATGGCAAGATCCTCGGCTGGTGCACACCAAAGGAGTCTCTTAGGATAGCCGACTGTCTGCGATACTGGAAAGTCGAGGGTACGCACGGCGTGCCACTGCAATTAGAGATTGGATATGTCCCTGTGTCCAACGGGGGTTCGTATCCCGGTGTCTACATTACCTCGACCCCGGCACGGATGGTACGACCCGTGAAATATCTCCCTCTTCAAAAGGAAGATTTTGTCGGACCCTATGAGCAGCCGTACATGTCCATCGCCGTGTTGCCACAAGAAATTGAATCCGGCGTATCTACTCATGTCGAGTTCGACCCCACAAATATGCtgtccatcttggccaacatGACGCCCTTTTCCGATTTCAACCAGTCCCCCCGAAACATGTACCAGTGTCAGATGGGTAAGCAGACGATGGGTACCCccggcgccgccatcagATATCGAACAGACAACAAGTCGTACAGAATTCAGACTGGACAGACGCCCATTGTCCGCGCGCCCTTGCACAACGATTATGGTTTTGACAACTTTCCCAACGGTATGAATGCCGTTGTTGCAGTCATCTCCTACACTGGCtacgacatggacgacgcTATGATACTGAACAAGTCGGCGCACGAGAGGGGTTTTGGACACGGAACCATTtacaagaccaagaagattACCCTCAAGGATGATTCAAGAACTCGGGCGGCAAAGAGTGTCACAAAGGCTTTCGGATTCGCGCCTCACAGCTACGTCAGCGCCTCGTACCAAGGCAtgctggacgacgacggcctccCTCACGTGGGACGTCTCGTCCAGGAAGGCGACGTCATTTGTGCATGGCACACTGTGACCCCTGACTACAACGGCAACCTCGTCAACCTGGACGGCATCACCCACTACGAAAAGTACAAGGACGGCGAAACCGGCTTCGTCGAGGAGGTCCGTCTCATTGGCGCAGACACAGGCGGCGAAACCCTACAAACCGTCTCCATCAAGTTCCGCATCCCGCGATCCCCCATCATCGGAGACAAGTTCTCCTCTCGCCACGGTCAAAAGGGTGTCGCTTCTCAAAAATGGCCCGCCGTCGACATGCCCTTCTCCGAGTCCGGCATCCAGCCCGATGTCATCATCAACCCGCACGCGTTCCCGTCCCGAATGACGATTGGCATGTTTGTCGAGTCTCTGGCCGGCAAGGCGGGTGCGCTCCACGGCCTAGCCCAGGACTCGACGCCGTTCAAGTTTGACGAAGAAAACACGGCAGTCGACTACTTTGGCCACCAGCTCATGAAAGCCGGGTACAGCTACCACGGCAACGAACCCATGTACTCGGGCATCACGGGCGAAGAGCTCGGCGCCGACATCTACATCGGCGTCGTGTACTACCAGCGTCTGCGTCACATGGTCAACGACAAGTTCCAGGTGCGAACCACGGGCCCCGTCGTGCCCACGACCGGGCAGCCCATCAAGGGCAGAAAACGCGGCGGTGGCATCCGTGTCGGCGAAATGGAGCGCGACGCCCTGCTCGCGCACGGCACGGCCTTTTTGCTCCAGGACAGGCTGCTCAACTGCTCCGACTACACCAAGTCGTGGATCTGCCGCCGCTGCGGCTCGTTCCTGTCCGTGCAGCCGACAGTCTCGCAGTTTGCCCCGGGCAAGAAGAGGGCCCCGACCACGGTGCGCTGCCGCAACTGCGCCACCAGGCTCGACGAGAcggacggcgtcgacctgACCGAGGTTCAGGGCGAGATCTGGGAAGACGGCCAGGGCAACTGCTGGGTCGGCGGCGAGCACACGACGCAGGTGGTAGTCCCCGGCGCACTGAAGTACTTGGACGTCGAGCTGGCGGCCATGGGTGTCAAGTTGAAGTACAGGCTCAGCAAGGGTGATGAGCCGAGAAAGGGGCCTCTGCGGCCGACGGCCatgcccaaggccatcagGGCGTAGCGTAGACAAGGCAGGGTGGTCAAGACGTGATGAGGAATTAAAAGGAGAATAAATACATGGTGGGTAGTTGAACACATCTTTGGCATAGTTGCGCACACCCGCTGTActgtacatatatatatttattttatatactaGGATTCAAGGGCGTCACAAAATTTTCTCGTCAGCGACACAATTTTCGTCTCGTCTCGGGTACCCCAACACCAGCGGTAGTGTCTTGTCACCAGCAAGAGCTGCCAAAAAGGGTGAGGGGTTATATATACACTGTCGAACAAGGTCCAAACACGACCGCCTCATTTCCTCCCAAATCTCTTGACCCTCCTGGCATCCCCGGCAGGCAGCTCAACCGCgctcctcgccctcttctccttggcgCCGTCGTGCCGGGCGGCACTCAGGTCCCCGCACTCGGGCCTCTTGAGCTCGCCGCggaagacgtcgacggcccaGATGAGCACGCCGTTGGTCCAGCCGAACCCCTCGACGACCTCGtactcgccgccgccgccggccacgTTGGTCGACTCGTCGCTGTACTTTTCAAACATGACGCCGTGGTCGTCGTCCCCGAGCCCGTCGAGCTTGGGCGTCTCCGAGGTGCTGCCCCCCGTGGCGTACCACGTGCAAAACGTCGAGTCGAGGTATCTCTGGGCCAGggcgacggccaggccgTGGACGTCCCTGTAGGCCGGGTCCTCGGCGCCAAAGGTGGCGGGCGTGTTGGTCAGGCCCTTCATGAGGATGTGCATCAGGGGCGGCCACACGTTGGGCTGGTCCCATTGCTGCCCGCCCTTGAGGTTGGTCGCGGGGATGCCGCCCTTGCGGCTGGCCAGGTACGCCGCGACGCGCGAGAAGACGGTCTTGACGGCATAGGGGTTGCTCCGGAGGTGCGCCGGCGCGGAGCCCTGCCAGAAGGGGTAGAACTGGCCGACGTGGAAGAGGACCTGTTGGCCGGGGGGCGCGCCGCGCGTGTCGGCGTCGACCgaggcggcgtcgtcgtcggcaaagACGTAGATGTTCTGGCTGGACGAGGTGAGGTTGAAGTCGAAGTAGCTGAAGAGGGTGTCGTTCCACATGACGGCGTGCATGGCGGCGCTGCGGTCGGCGGCGCGCTGCTcccaggcggcggcggccgaggcgtTGCCGCTGGCGTTGAAGAAGCCCGCGATGGCGAGCTCGTTGCCGTACAGGATCGAGTTGAGGCACACGGGCACCACGTTCCTCGCGTTCATGGTCCGCAGCGGAAAGTACACCTGGCGCGCCGAGTCCTGCGGGTTCGCGATCCAGCGCGAGCTAAAGTCCCAGCCGTTCTCGGCGCCCGTCGCCAGGTTGGCGTACAGGTCCTCGTACTCGGAGGCGTTGAGCTTGTGCGTCTCCGGGTAGATGATGCCCGACTCGGCGTAGTAGGACGAGTTGCGCGCCGTCTCGTAGTCCTCGCGGTACGACTCTGGCCGCGGCTCCGTGTTATCCACGGCGTACCGGTTCAGCGTGTACGTCTGCCCGCCGGACGCGACCTCGACGGTGCGGTTGGCCATCCAGAAGTCGTACTCCTTGACGAGCAGGGGCAGCGCGCGCTTCAGGATGCTGGTGTCGTTGGTGTGGTCCATGTAGAGCTTCACCATCTGCGACAGCATGGGCGGCTGCGAGCGGTTCAGGTAGTAGACGCGCGCGCCGTTGGGCACGATGCCGTACTGCTCGACAAAGTCGAGGAAGTTCTCGATGGTGTTCTTGGCAATCTCGGTAAAGGAGCCGCGCGTGCGCAGGAGGCCCTCGAGAATCCAGTACGAGTCCCAGTAGTACGGCTCGCGGAAACGGCCGCCGGCCACGACAAAGGGCCGCTTGATGGGGATGAAGCTGTTGGGGCAGTCGGCGCACGtgctggccgccgaggcgTTGTAGGAGCGCGTCAGGCTGGGCCAGATGTCGATGACCTTTTGGGTGAACTCCTTGATGACGGTGTCGTTGATGGAGGCGAGGAACCGGGCGTCGGTCTTGAGCTCAGACGTGGGCACCTCCTGCAGCTCGTGGCCCGCGTCGGCGAAGTAGGTTGTGAGGAAGTCATGCAGCTCCGAgttgttggtgatgggccGTTGGAGCTTGGCGAAGGCGCTTTGGATTTCCTCGAGAGGTTTGAGAGCCGGCCTGTCGGGACGAGGGCTTGAGAACTGGTACGTGGCATCGGGGCATGGGGAGGTGGCTTACATGTCTACAAAGGTCTTGGAGTCGGCAAAGGGCCGCGCGAgctcaatctccttgaggAGATCGCCATGGCAGTAGATGGGAGAGTCGCATGGAGCAGTGACGGATCCGTTGATGTAGATTGCCGTGACGGCCGGTGTTGCtgccaggacggcggcgagacGCCCGAGGTTTGTCATGATGCTCCGAGATGTTTTCcaatgccaaggccaagaagcagaaagCGACCTTTCCAGCGGGATTCAAGTCTTGGGCAATGATAGACCAGGTCCCAAAACACCGGTCCTGGCATCGAGGTCGGGATAGACCAGCACACCATTTTATATCCGGTCCCCAGGTTGTCCCTCAACATGGCTAACCCATGCCAACATGGGAGCTATGAGAAGGGATGACAACATGAGACACGTCATTTCCTCTGCTCGCGAAACGAAACCCAGCGAGTTCTGTTCGTCCGGGGTGACGAAGGCCAAGAGGCATGGGGGCAATCAAAGTGTGGAGATGGTCCCAATGGCCATGGATGGACATGCGGCTCAAATGGACCTTCTCCGTATATAATGCTTGGCTCATGCTTGTAGGGGTCTGCTGGGCGGCGCTATTAGGAGGTTAATTGCGAGGTTAACTTGCCGACGAACGTCAATGTTGGCCCAGAGATGTGGGTATCTCGGAGCCCGCCCGCCGTCCTTGATGTTTGCTCACATGGGCAGCGAATGACTCGTCCATGTTGTTTGTCGCGTGAGAGCTGCCTGGTTCGGCTGAAggttgatggatgatggatcaAGGGGGCAAGCATCTGTCGAGCGAGCCATGGACTCGTTCCTTGCTGCAACCACAGGTGACAGAGGCATTGATGACACAGAACGCACCAtcaatggccttggaagAAGTTAATCTCGCTGTCAATCTAAGCCATGGCGATGTGGCTGCGATATTAAACTCCGGCTCCCACCCCTTGGTACTCGGCTGCGTGGCTACCGACTCCAGCCCATCCCTGTCAGAATGGCCCATGTCATGATTAGTTTTAGATGTGTTCCTAGGCGCCGCGGTAGAGCCGTTGACCTGTCCAGCTCGAAGCTGTCCATGGGTCAGTTGTCTTGTATCATCGACCGTTGCGCAAAAGCCATGAAACATAGCCATATCTCCTCATGAAGCATTGGTTGCCGACACAGAGATGACGTCCCTTTccccaagccaagccagtcGTTGCAACATTCCCCGCGGCCGTCTCTTCACCCCGtgtgttctttttttttctggaaaCACACATGTTGGCGACTCGATGCCTCCTCCGCGCCCCGGCAACCAGACTCCTACCGCCAAATCCAAACCCCAACTGTCAACAAGACACCAATAGTGCGGTAATAAAAGGGGGGAAATAATAACACACGCACCAAAAACAGCCCCGGCCGCATACATCCACAAAAGACGCCAAACCCACAGTTTGGCCGTGAGCCAAGAGCCCGAGCGGCGCGGTTTGCCCAAGTCTGCTTAGTCCTGCAACCGCGGCCACGAGGCCATCGAAATCTTCAAGACAGATCCACCGGCTACATGGAGCAGAAGGCCCAGCAGAAAAGCTGGGGTGCCCCCAGACTCGACGCTGCGCGGCATTGGCTGCACCGGGCGTCCGGGGTAGGGTGCGTTCCGGAATGTCCACTGCCGGGCCGATTGGCTTTCTgcattgatgacgatgccgggGTCTCTTTTGGGATTTTGATtgccagtacggagtagtatctATGTTCTACATGCTATTCTTGTTGCTCCCGCCTGAGGGTTGTGACTTGTGACTTGTGACTCGGTGACCGCCGGCATAGCTTCCGTCGAGCCCGGCGGCTTCGCACggtttttgctttttcccaAGACGGACTTCGGTGGCTGAAGGAGCCGGTGACGAAAACGCGCCGCTGCTGTgaccttcttggca is a genomic window containing:
- the treh gene encoding Trehalase, yielding MTNLGRLAAVLAATPAVTAIYINGSVTAPCDSPIYCHGDLLKEIELARPFADSKTFVDMPALKPLEEIQSAFAKLQRPITNNSELHDFLTTYFADAGHELQEVPTSELKTDARFLASINDTVIKEFTQKVIDIWPSLTRSYNASAASTCADCPNSFIPIKRPFVVAGGRFREPYYWDSYWILEGLLRTRGSFTEIAKNTIENFLDFVEQYGIVPNGARVYYLNRSQPPMLSQMVKLYMDHTNDTSILKRALPLLVKEYDFWMANRTVEVASGGQTYTLNRYAVDNTEPRPESYREDYETARNSSYYAESGIIYPETHKLNASEYEDLYANLATGAENGWDFSSRWIANPQDSARQVYFPLRTMNARNVVPVCLNSILYGNELAIAGFFNASGNASAAAAWEQRAADRSAAMHAVMWNDTLFSYFDFNLTSSSQNIYVFADDDAASVDADTRGAPPGQQVLFHVGQFYPFWQGSAPAHLRSNPYAVKTVFSRVAAYLASRKGGIPATNLKGGQQWDQPNVWPPLMHILMKGLTNTPATFGAEDPAYRDVHGLAVALAQRYLDSTFCTWYATGGSTSETPKLDGLGDDDHGVMFEKYSDESTNVAGGGGEYEVVEGFGWTNGVLIWAVDVFRGELKRPECGDLSAARHDGAKEKRARSAVELPAGDARRVKRFGRK
- the acr-2_2 gene encoding DNA-directed RNA polymerase I subunit RPA2, which encodes MAPSATSTKWDHQYDTLRRHDLFQNPPKDHSAYPALQLAVNPHIESFNRIFGNDGKKGLLDYGLTDIGTKTFLDGDERSGPEGKNRLRIRIKGVSLQKPQVPPTNKMARNREILPAECRERHVSYRGRLSATFEYSINGGEPIEFVREIGQVPIMIKSNRCHLENNSPAQLVQRKEESEELGGYFIVNGIEKIIRLLQVNKRNFPMAINRPSFQTRGAGYTSYGVIVRSVRPDETSQTNVLHYLNDGNITFRISWRKNEYLIPVIMILKALVETNDREIFEGLIGPMGSKVTENTFLTDRVELLLRTYKSYGLYSKSQTRAYLGEKFRVVLGVPETMSDYEVGTEFLRRIVLVHLGNVNVTEEQDLDKFRMLLFMVRKLYALAAGECAVDNPDALQNQEILLGGFLYGQILKERLDEFLSVGVRLSLRDFLRRHPEASFTSEDFRKEFPGAIFKKANENLGNALEYFLSTGNLQSPSGLDLQQTAGFTVVAEKLNFLRFISHFRMVHRGAFFAQLRTTAVRKLLPESWGFMCPVHTPDGSPCGLLNHLAHKCKIVTDHVDVSELPALVKELGVVDTSSALTSDNVVVMMDGKILGWCTPKESLRIADCLRYWKVEGTHGVPLQLEIGYVPVSNGGSYPGVYITSTPARMVRPVKYLPLQKEDFVGPYEQPYMSIAVLPQEIESGVSTHVEFDPTNMLSILANMTPFSDFNQSPRNMYQCQMGKQTMGTPGAAIRYRTDNKSYRIQTGQTPIVRAPLHNDYGFDNFPNGMNAVVAVISYTGYDMDDAMILNKSAHERGFGHGTIYKTKKITLKDDSRTRAAKSVTKAFGFAPHSYVSASYQGMLDDDGLPHVGRLVQEGDVICAWHTVTPDYNGNLVNLDGITHYEKYKDGETGFVEEVRLIGADTGGETLQTVSIKFRIPRSPIIGDKFSSRHGQKGVASQKWPAVDMPFSESGIQPDVIINPHAFPSRMTIGMFVESLAGKAGALHGLAQDSTPFKFDEENTAVDYFGHQLMKAGYSYHGNEPMYSGITGEELGADIYIGVVYYQRLRHMVNDKFQVRTTGPVVPTTGQPIKGRKRGGGIRVGEMERDALLAHGTAFLLQDRLLNCSDYTKSWICRRCGSFLSVQPTVSQFAPGKKRAPTTVRCRNCATRLDETDGVDLTEVQGEIWEDGQGNCWVGGEHTTQVVVPGALKYLDVELAAMGVKLKYRLSKGDEPRKGPLRPTAMPKAIRA